A part of Oncorhynchus kisutch isolate 150728-3 linkage group LG2, Okis_V2, whole genome shotgun sequence genomic DNA contains:
- the LOC109908787 gene encoding myotubularin-related protein 11-like, producing MLTGSKTTFKVRQMVPDIKERMLSHSGVNARGRDVFGLRCLPGECVLQRAVLVRKKLTAKEGGGWLSGTLFCTHFRVAFVPQDSPKPDDNADPVLLGDHDVALASIEKVVAVGPSRTKLVTASSSLKFTPEELVLYCRDLRVLCFLFDRLTPDTQAVEITYTIAKTYQPLKPGTVLAFQNAALGSVEMKQFLSNRRRDSQMNWFDSSSDWEQELERTGACGWRVSSVNDRFEMSTSLPKFNVVPQKVLDTELKKTFAHFNEGRIPRWCWRHPRGSDLLRMASFQNNIYHEKDDIRNLELILFGGQSLCVVVELGDEMPSPTDIQLAHTRLRALCLGDISTSVSVPDDKWLSTLESTHWLDYTRCCLRKAAEVACLLRGGHLTVVLQEAEDRDMTCVVSSLVQVMCDPHCRTRVGFQGLVQKEWVMAGHRFLSRINYHRDSDKEEAPVFLLFLDCVWQLWVQYPCRFQLTGDFLLALHDSFHLPLFSSFLANCHRERCKRSQNLSQSYTPVNGWRDLVPRGSFPDPSDPPLPPVWDWALQYSSQRRERFTQPVPPLTLPQPLLNGNLNTNPEAHRLSDSAPGSVFLLSRGSFSCSANLLPWRSGGGSGVYRKSHRRGGSTSENLPGLERLLKAWALTELPQGHTTTTSGLQGPLDSYEPLLPLLLGPCVGVWRDCYLRGALHAQAFSHPISSSTQHPVEQLAWEVQQLRDKLTLASSPTNTVPAKTQEPCRTDSNLNQNTNNSTFLFPASRPPGPVASRTMPPISNLQPRVPPARSRAGHRDSSKHTFLFGHPSSSESRPDQRYLPAPNNNAKLPKSNGPSLDS from the exons GAGAGTGTGTGCTGCAGAGGGCTGTGTTGGTGAGGAAGAAGCTAACTGCCAAGGAGGGGGGTGGATGGCTGTCTGGCACTCTCTTCTGTACCCACTTCAGAGTGGCCTTTGTGCCTCAGGACAGCCCCAAACCTGAT GACAACGCAGACCCTGTGCTCCTGGGGGATCATGACGTGGCCCTGGCCTCCATTGAGAAGGTTGTAGCTG TGGGCCCATCCCGGACCAAGCTGGTGACGGCTAGCTCCTCTCTGAAGTTCACTCCTGAGGAGCTGGTGTTGTACTGCCGGGACCTGCGTGTTCTCTGCTTCCTCTTTGACCGCCTCACCCCCGACACACAGGCTGTGGAG aTAACATACACCATTGCCAAGACCTACCAGCCTCTGAAGCCAGGGACTGTCCTCGCCTTCCAGAATGCAGCCCTGGGGAGCGTTG aGATGAAGCAGTTTCTAAGCAACCGTAGGCGTGACTCCCAAATGAACTGGTTTGATAGTTCTTCGGACTGGGAGCAGGAACTGGAGAGGACCGGGGCCTGCGGCTGGAGGGTCAGCTCTGTCAATGACCGCTTTGAGATGTCCACCAG TCTGCCCAAGTTCAACGTGGTCCCTCAGAAAGTTCTAGACACTGAGCTGAAGAAGACCTTTGCCCACTTCAACGAGGGACGCATTCCT CGCTGGTGTTGGCGTCATCCTCGGGGCAGTGACCTGCTACGGATGGCCAGCTTCCAGAACAACATCTATCATGAGAAGGATGAcatcag GAACCTGGAGTTGATCCTGTTTGGGGGCCAGTCTCTATGTGTGGTGGTGGAGCTGGGAGACGAGATGCCTTCACCCACAGACATACAGCTGGCACACACCCGCCTACGTGCTCTGTGTCTGGGAG ACATCTCCACATCTGTGTCAGTGCCAGATGACAAATGGCTGTCTACGCTGGAGAGCACCCATTGGCTGGACTACACCAG GTGCTGTCTGAGGAAAGCTGCTGAGGTGGCCTGCCTGCTCCGCGGAGGTCACCTGACCGTGGTGCTGCAAG AGGCGGAAGACCGAGACATGACCTGTGTGGTGTCCAGTCTGGTCCAGGTGATGTGTGACCCCCACTGCAGGACCAGGGTGGGCTTCCAGGGTCTGGTGCAGAAGGAGTGGGTGATGGCTGGACACCGCTTCCTCAGCCGCATCAACTACCACAGGGACAGCGATAAGGAAGAG GCGCCAGTGTTCCTGCTCTTCCTGGACTGTGTGTGGCAGCTGTGGGTCCAGTACCCATGCCGCTTCCAGCTGACAGGGGACTTCCTGCTGGCCCTCCATGACAGTTTCCACCTGCCCCTCTTCAGCAGCTTCCTGGCCAACTGCCACAGGGAGAGGTGCAAACGTTCACAG aaCCTATCCCAGAGTTACACTCCAGTGAATGGCTGGAGAGACCTGGTACCCAGGGGCTCCTTCCCGGACCCCTCAGACCCCCCTCTGCCCCCTGTGTGGGACTGGGCTCTGCAGTACAGCAGTCAGAGACGGGAACGTTTCACCCAGCCAGTGCCTCCGCTCACCCTGCCACAGCCCCTACTCAACGGCAACCTCAACACCAACCCCGAGGCACACAGG cTGAGTGACAGCGCACCAGGCTCTGTGTTCCTGCTCTCCAGGGGCTCCTTCTCCTGCTCTGCTAACCTCCTGCCCTGGCGCAGTGGAGGGGGCTCAGGCGTCTACCGGAAGAGCCACCGGAGAGGGGGGTCCACCTCAGAGAACCTGCCGGGCCTGGAGAGGCTTCTGAAGGCCTGGGCCCTCACAGAGCTCCCTCAGggccacaccaccaccacatccggTCTCCAGGGGCCCCTGGACTCCTACGAGCCTCTGCTGCCCCTGCTCCTGGGGCCCTGCGTAGGTGTGTGGAGGGACTGCTACCTCCGTGGGGCTCTTCATGCTCAG GCATTCTCCCACCCCATCTCCTCATCCACTCAGCACCCAGTAGAACAGCTAGCCTGGGAGGTCCAGCAGCTCAGAGACAAGCTGACGTTGGCCTCCAGCCCCACTAACACAGTCCCAGCCAAGACACAGGAGCCCTGTCGGACAGACTCCAACCTCAACCAGAACACCAACAATAGCACCTTCCTCTTCCCAGCCTCCAGACCCCCTGGGCCGGTTGCCTCCAGAACCATGCCCCCTATCTCGAACCTCCAACCCAGGGTTCCTCCAGCTCGTTCTAGAGCTGGTCACAGAGACAGCAGCAAGCACACATTCCTATTTGGCCACCCATCCTCTTCAGAGTCCCGTCCAGACCAGCGTTACTTGCCCGCGCCCAATAATAATGCCAAGCTGCCCAAGAGCAACGGTCCTTCACTGGATTCCTGA